Proteins co-encoded in one Luteolibacter sp. Y139 genomic window:
- a CDS encoding pectinesterase family protein translates to MKPFLPAWLLVFSCAIVPCFADPLAVPALSALPLPADIDAVISTGKDSKFKTLQEAVDAAPDHATKPYVILLKPGRYRWQQTLIPKSKRFIHLVGENPVTTTVSFHLNVYETLKERRLENLEGITLIAQGDDFRATNLTIENTSGDHGQALALRLDGDRCAVRNCRLLGWQDTLMANNGRHYFKDCYIEGRVDFIYGSGTAFFEGCELRSKNGGYVTAASTPEENPFGYVFSHCKLTADPTPWDAEASNKKPPLAFLGRPWRPNASVIFLRCEMGSHIHPDGWNNWDKAENEKTARYGEYQSTGPGARVNSRVKWSRQLTDEQAKAINVEKVFGGSDGWNPAKP, encoded by the coding sequence ATGAAGCCTTTCCTGCCTGCCTGGTTGCTGGTCTTTTCCTGTGCGATAGTTCCGTGCTTCGCCGATCCGCTTGCCGTTCCGGCATTGAGCGCCCTGCCATTGCCCGCGGACATCGATGCTGTGATTTCCACCGGCAAGGATTCGAAGTTCAAGACCTTGCAGGAAGCGGTGGATGCCGCGCCTGACCATGCGACGAAGCCCTACGTCATCCTGCTCAAGCCCGGTCGCTATCGCTGGCAGCAAACGCTGATTCCGAAGTCGAAGCGCTTCATTCATCTGGTCGGCGAGAATCCTGTGACCACCACGGTTAGCTTTCATCTCAATGTGTATGAGACGTTGAAGGAACGGCGTCTCGAAAATCTCGAGGGGATCACGCTGATCGCACAGGGCGATGACTTCCGGGCCACGAACCTTACCATCGAGAATACCTCAGGTGATCACGGCCAGGCGCTGGCGCTGCGGCTCGATGGCGATCGTTGCGCCGTCCGCAACTGTCGCTTGCTCGGCTGGCAGGATACCCTGATGGCCAATAACGGCCGCCACTATTTCAAAGACTGCTACATCGAGGGCCGTGTCGATTTCATCTACGGATCTGGCACCGCGTTCTTTGAGGGCTGCGAGCTCCGCAGCAAGAACGGCGGCTATGTCACCGCGGCCAGCACGCCGGAGGAGAACCCCTTTGGCTACGTCTTCTCGCACTGCAAGCTCACGGCCGACCCGACACCATGGGATGCCGAAGCTTCCAACAAGAAGCCGCCTCTGGCCTTTCTCGGTCGTCCGTGGCGACCCAATGCCAGCGTGATTTTTCTCCGGTGCGAGATGGGCAGCCACATCCATCCCGACGGCTGGAACAACTGGGACAAGGCCGAGAACGAGAAGACCGCACGCTATGGAGAGTATCAGTCGACCGGTCCGGGTGCGCGGGTGAATTCACGCGTGAAGTGGTCCCGTCAGCTGACCGACGAACAGGCGAAGGCAATTAACGTCGAGAAGGTGTTCGGTGGCTCCGATGGCTGGAATCCAGCGAAGCCTTGA
- a CDS encoding malectin domain-containing carbohydrate-binding protein, with amino-acid sequence MKTPLQSFPMLRLVEGLSRRSAIMSVGGAIALCGSAAAATATWTGGDGSDPNWSVAGNWSAAPLTGDDIVFSGVTNAFNTNDLNTAIGGTIAVNSLTFDAAAESFEIGGNPIFFNGKTIANNSTFPQVLNARLQENASGIVAAGTGELELLGVETNTFSHVFTKNGTSTVKVDGSYSTVDGSGGAPFQLTVNAGTLDWAGGIFGTVNVNANATLLSTNANWHYNTTLKLNNATSTVGFTINTALGEMDAVAGSTIKSLAGGGTTIIDFNQDPVTRINDIAGNLVDGDGGGRLGVLLGSNTGIPLVNLSGQNTYTGDTEVRTAGSKLNLLNGGKVTFKIEPDGVSNKIFGPGLVSLNGALDITGLDTVGTPAIGTKWVLVQSPSVTYGANFTVPGFTETSPGIWRKIVGPATWYFTKASGKLAFGVLPDSVWAGGSGGNWSTGANWTSLSSPVTNDLPTLTGSNTASNNDVATAWDTVNLLPGAVQLAGLRFDAAAGSFNLSGNELYLNSKTIQNLSANPQTISAGIGAGLNGFTVNTSAGDVILTGPLNNYDPTNSSNRALTKAGTGKLVLNGSQNQGWALNVTAGTLQVFNPVTAGKQVGSGGTISAGATLRTETSDTYTANASVAVNGTLDVVGGGESFGAVTGTGTVTNHGPGGGVALLSFQRNNTTWGGSIQDGGNVTAVAFTGTTAADTVTFTGHNRYTGDTTVGTTATFTLANGASMLFKPGSNGVSNKIAGTGTANLNGKLKLDLSAASPANGNSWSLVDVGALRETFGASFAVTDAAWISPAATKVNASANAIGDFVSGTSYVSGGNIYTGGSGPINLTGVTDPAPEAVYIAERYGNMTYTFGGLTIGNNYKVRLHFAEVFHNAANKRKFDVTINGVLQLDDYDIWVAAGNAQKKAVIEERTVAANASGAIIINFANVVDNGKICGIEIIDTRPGSPTPDFAKSGSVWTRTDGSKTWSFNQTTGVLSLAVAGGASNYSTWATANGISGEPGSSDHDHDGLSNLVEYALGKSPTVSSVPAGTYASGAVSFAKGAEAVANGDVTWAIEESDDLGVTDPWAVVTPAVNSPTAISYTLPAGKAKVFVRLAVQQP; translated from the coding sequence ATGAAAACTCCCCTTCAGTCCTTCCCGATGCTGCGGCTCGTGGAAGGTCTCTCCCGACGATCCGCCATCATGTCTGTGGGCGGTGCAATCGCGCTCTGCGGCTCCGCTGCGGCGGCCACTGCCACGTGGACCGGAGGCGATGGCTCCGACCCGAATTGGTCGGTCGCTGGAAACTGGTCAGCCGCACCGCTGACCGGCGACGATATTGTTTTCTCCGGAGTCACAAATGCGTTCAACACGAACGACCTCAACACGGCCATCGGTGGCACGATCGCGGTCAATAGCCTCACCTTCGACGCCGCGGCCGAGTCATTCGAGATCGGCGGAAATCCCATTTTCTTCAATGGCAAGACGATCGCCAATAACTCGACGTTCCCCCAGGTCCTCAACGCGCGGTTGCAGGAGAACGCCAGTGGCATCGTGGCTGCGGGAACCGGCGAGCTCGAACTGTTGGGAGTGGAAACCAATACCTTCAGCCACGTCTTCACCAAGAACGGGACCAGCACGGTCAAGGTGGACGGAAGCTACAGCACGGTGGATGGCTCCGGCGGAGCGCCATTCCAGCTCACCGTGAATGCAGGCACGCTGGATTGGGCGGGAGGTATCTTCGGCACGGTGAACGTCAACGCGAACGCGACGCTCCTGTCGACCAACGCCAACTGGCACTACAATACGACGCTCAAACTGAACAACGCCACCTCCACCGTCGGCTTCACGATCAACACGGCGCTAGGTGAGATGGATGCGGTGGCAGGTAGCACCATCAAGAGCCTCGCCGGTGGAGGAACCACGATCATCGATTTCAACCAGGATCCGGTGACCCGGATCAACGACATCGCGGGCAACCTCGTGGATGGCGATGGGGGAGGCAGGCTCGGGGTGTTGCTGGGTTCGAACACGGGTATCCCGCTCGTGAATCTCTCCGGTCAAAACACCTACACCGGCGATACCGAGGTGAGGACGGCCGGCTCCAAGCTGAACCTTCTCAATGGCGGCAAGGTCACGTTCAAGATCGAGCCGGATGGAGTCAGCAACAAGATCTTTGGCCCGGGCTTGGTCTCGCTCAACGGGGCCCTCGACATCACCGGTCTCGACACGGTGGGCACGCCTGCCATCGGCACCAAGTGGGTGCTGGTGCAGTCGCCGAGCGTGACCTACGGCGCGAATTTCACGGTGCCCGGTTTCACTGAAACCTCGCCGGGAATTTGGAGGAAGATTGTGGGGCCGGCCACGTGGTATTTCACGAAGGCCAGCGGCAAGCTCGCGTTCGGCGTTCTTCCCGACTCCGTTTGGGCAGGAGGCAGCGGCGGGAATTGGAGCACGGGGGCGAACTGGACTTCACTCTCGTCGCCGGTGACCAACGATCTCCCCACACTTACGGGTTCCAATACGGCGAGCAACAATGACGTTGCCACTGCGTGGGACACGGTGAACCTCCTCCCTGGAGCGGTACAACTCGCGGGCCTGCGCTTCGATGCGGCAGCGGGATCCTTCAATCTCTCCGGCAACGAGCTCTACCTGAATTCGAAGACCATCCAGAACCTTTCGGCGAATCCCCAGACGATCAGCGCGGGAATCGGTGCCGGTCTCAATGGATTCACCGTGAACACCTCCGCCGGTGATGTCATTCTAACAGGACCACTCAACAACTACGATCCGACGAATTCTTCCAACCGTGCCTTGACCAAGGCTGGAACTGGAAAGCTCGTCCTGAATGGCAGCCAGAACCAAGGCTGGGCGCTCAATGTGACCGCTGGCACGCTGCAGGTGTTCAACCCGGTCACCGCCGGCAAGCAAGTGGGCTCTGGCGGGACGATTTCCGCAGGTGCCACGCTGAGAACGGAGACCTCCGACACTTACACTGCCAATGCATCCGTGGCGGTGAACGGCACGCTGGATGTGGTAGGCGGGGGCGAATCATTTGGCGCCGTGACCGGCACCGGCACCGTGACGAACCACGGTCCTGGCGGTGGAGTCGCGCTCCTCAGTTTCCAGCGGAATAACACCACGTGGGGAGGATCCATTCAGGATGGCGGCAACGTGACAGCGGTTGCTTTCACTGGAACCACCGCCGCCGACACGGTGACCTTCACCGGCCACAACCGGTATACGGGCGATACGACCGTGGGGACAACCGCCACGTTCACGCTGGCCAACGGTGCGTCGATGCTCTTCAAGCCGGGGTCCAATGGCGTGAGCAACAAGATTGCCGGCACCGGCACCGCCAATCTGAACGGCAAGCTGAAACTCGATCTGAGCGCGGCCAGTCCGGCCAATGGCAATAGCTGGTCGCTCGTGGATGTCGGGGCCTTGAGGGAAACCTTCGGTGCGAGCTTCGCGGTTACCGACGCCGCGTGGATCAGTCCCGCCGCCACCAAAGTGAATGCCAGCGCCAACGCGATCGGCGACTTCGTTTCGGGAACCTCCTATGTTTCAGGCGGCAATATTTACACGGGCGGTTCGGGGCCGATCAATCTCACGGGTGTCACTGATCCCGCGCCGGAAGCGGTCTACATTGCCGAGCGATACGGGAACATGACCTATACCTTTGGCGGCCTCACCATCGGCAACAACTACAAGGTCCGCCTGCACTTCGCGGAGGTCTTCCATAACGCCGCGAACAAGCGGAAGTTCGACGTCACGATCAACGGCGTGCTGCAGCTCGACGACTACGACATCTGGGTCGCGGCCGGGAATGCGCAGAAGAAAGCCGTGATCGAGGAACGCACGGTGGCCGCCAATGCCAGCGGGGCGATCATCATCAACTTCGCCAACGTGGTCGACAACGGGAAGATCTGCGGCATTGAGATCATCGACACGCGCCCCGGTTCTCCGACACCGGACTTCGCGAAGTCCGGAAGCGTGTGGACCCGTACCGATGGCAGCAAGACCTGGAGCTTCAACCAGACAACCGGCGTGCTTTCACTCGCCGTCGCCGGGGGAGCTTCAAACTACAGCACTTGGGCTACGGCGAACGGAATATCCGGCGAACCCGGATCCAGCGATCATGACCATGACGGGCTCAGCAATCTCGTCGAATATGCCCTTGGCAAGAGCCCGACCGTTTCCAGCGTGCCCGCCGGAACTTACGCCAGCGGCGCGGTCTCCTTTGCCAAGGGAGCTGAGGCGGTGGCGAATGGTGATGTCACCTGGGCGATCGAGGAGTCCGATGACCTCGGTGTCACGGACCCGTGGGCCGTGGTGACGCCTGCCGTCAATAGTCCGACCGCGATCTCGTATACGCTGCCAGCCGGGAAGGCGAAGGTCTTCGTGCGGCTTGCGGTTCAGCAGCCGTAG
- a CDS encoding AraC family transcriptional regulator, giving the protein MKRQKSVLLALGWHDHRLLAGIAAYAAEHHWHISAASITKELAIPWGWSGDGVLAWLAGSDELCEFVQSLHKPTVDFSLRRANLPFTHVVQDHAECARLAADHFIRRGFKNFLFYSDSGNWTFEERGDGFVRAVAKHGHDCTWIRWHSHKSYRKGRGEWTERRAWLAAKIGQAKKPLAVFAANGTLAVEVQEVCDLADIAVPQEVSIIGIEDDLLLPQSSQRPITAVDPDFENLGYQGAAWLDRMMNGIKVDPTPIRIPPTRIIARRSTDITAVNHPGVAKALRFIAEHFSENIDIDTVARTAGISRRGLHQAFIEHLGLTPGEHIRSTRIEHAKRLLGESNNKVESVAFLCGYQSVNSFFIAFKQACGMPPGEFRKQALLGRVLKQDGEIAVA; this is encoded by the coding sequence ATGAAGAGGCAAAAGAGCGTTCTGCTCGCCCTCGGCTGGCACGATCACCGGTTACTCGCCGGGATCGCGGCCTATGCCGCCGAGCACCACTGGCACATTTCCGCGGCAAGCATCACCAAGGAGCTCGCCATCCCATGGGGATGGAGCGGGGATGGCGTGCTGGCATGGCTGGCGGGCAGCGATGAGCTGTGCGAATTCGTGCAATCGCTGCACAAGCCGACGGTCGATTTCAGCCTACGCCGCGCGAATCTGCCTTTCACGCATGTGGTGCAGGATCATGCGGAATGTGCCCGCCTCGCCGCTGATCATTTCATCCGGCGCGGCTTCAAGAATTTCCTCTTCTACAGCGACTCGGGGAACTGGACCTTCGAGGAACGGGGTGATGGTTTCGTCAGGGCGGTCGCGAAACATGGCCACGACTGCACGTGGATTCGCTGGCACTCGCATAAGTCGTATCGGAAGGGTCGCGGCGAATGGACCGAACGCCGCGCGTGGCTCGCCGCGAAGATCGGCCAGGCGAAGAAGCCTTTGGCCGTCTTTGCCGCGAATGGCACGCTCGCCGTGGAAGTGCAGGAGGTCTGTGATCTTGCTGACATCGCCGTGCCGCAGGAGGTGTCGATCATTGGCATCGAGGATGACTTGTTGCTGCCACAGTCGAGCCAGCGGCCGATCACCGCGGTGGATCCCGATTTCGAAAACCTGGGCTATCAAGGTGCCGCGTGGCTGGACCGCATGATGAATGGCATCAAGGTGGACCCAACTCCGATCCGCATTCCACCGACCCGTATCATCGCGCGACGCAGCACCGACATCACGGCGGTGAATCATCCCGGGGTGGCAAAGGCACTGCGCTTCATCGCCGAGCATTTCAGCGAGAATATCGACATCGACACCGTGGCGCGCACCGCGGGGATTTCGCGCCGTGGATTGCATCAGGCTTTCATCGAGCATCTCGGGTTGACGCCCGGAGAGCATATCCGCTCGACGCGCATCGAGCACGCGAAGCGCCTGTTGGGTGAGTCTAACAACAAGGTGGAATCGGTGGCCTTCCTCTGCGGTTACCAGAGCGTGAACAGCTTCTTCATCGCCTTCAAGCAAGCCTGTGGCATGCCTCCGGGCGAGTTCCGAAAGCAGGCCTTGCTCGGCCGCGTGTTGAAGCAGGATGGCGAGATTGCGGTTGCTTGA
- a CDS encoding glycoside hydrolase family 28 protein — protein MPAAFVGPYWVVPGEGKMPEAARVFLAHEVAASGHSLKTRASIALVALFASVSSGADTTPVIPPPEIPSLVKEVAASDGTALATAAIQQALDAVRDAGGGRVVLPAGRFRSGPLVLGNKTELHLSKASVLVMSDQNSDFPAEGNRRPAFLSASNAHDIRISGEGTIEGQGERWWKIFLDEKARGIKDAPRRPQLIAISRCERVEVEGISTIDPPNTHYSFKDCQDLAIRGIKAIAPDDSPNTDALNLSSVHNVLIEHCHISTGDDNIVLLCSAARKKGVPEVENVLIRDCTLGFGHGLSIGSYTSGGVRNVTAENITFDGTTSGIRMKAWRDRGGVVEDIHYRNIAMKHVRYPVWITSYYPKPPAHPSEDQPSEGKSLNPVWRDISIENLTVTDSPNSILLWGLPDQSIDGVTIKNSKISAETGALVFHAKNIGFANVSITPAAGPALRHFDAEIQGLKSENYDDKPVKSK, from the coding sequence TTGCCTGCCGCTTTCGTCGGCCCATATTGGGTGGTCCCCGGCGAAGGGAAGATGCCGGAGGCGGCGAGGGTTTTCCTCGCTCACGAGGTTGCCGCCTCCGGCCACTCTCTCAAAACGCGGGCTTCAATAGCTCTCGTCGCCTTGTTCGCCTCGGTATCCTCCGGCGCTGATACCACTCCAGTAATCCCTCCTCCCGAAATCCCCTCCCTCGTCAAGGAAGTCGCTGCCTCTGATGGGACTGCTCTAGCCACCGCCGCAATCCAACAGGCGCTCGATGCCGTGCGCGATGCCGGCGGCGGTCGTGTGGTCCTTCCCGCAGGCCGATTCCGGAGCGGGCCACTCGTGCTCGGCAACAAGACCGAGCTGCATCTTTCCAAGGCATCGGTGCTCGTCATGAGCGATCAGAACTCGGACTTCCCCGCCGAGGGAAATCGCAGGCCAGCCTTCCTCTCCGCCAGCAATGCCCACGACATCCGCATCAGCGGCGAAGGCACCATCGAGGGTCAGGGCGAACGCTGGTGGAAGATCTTCCTCGATGAGAAAGCACGCGGCATCAAGGACGCACCACGTCGTCCCCAGCTCATTGCCATCTCCCGCTGCGAGCGCGTCGAAGTGGAAGGCATCTCGACCATCGACCCTCCGAACACGCACTACTCTTTCAAGGACTGCCAGGATCTCGCGATCCGCGGCATCAAGGCAATCGCCCCCGATGACTCGCCGAACACCGACGCGCTGAATCTTTCCAGCGTCCACAACGTGCTGATCGAGCACTGCCACATCAGCACCGGCGACGACAACATCGTGCTGCTGTGCAGCGCCGCGCGGAAGAAGGGCGTGCCGGAAGTGGAGAACGTCCTCATCCGCGATTGCACGCTGGGCTTCGGCCACGGCCTCTCCATCGGCAGCTACACCTCCGGTGGCGTGCGCAATGTCACCGCGGAGAACATCACCTTCGACGGCACCACCTCCGGCATCCGCATGAAGGCATGGCGCGATCGCGGCGGCGTGGTGGAGGACATCCACTACCGGAATATCGCGATGAAGCACGTGCGCTATCCGGTGTGGATCACAAGTTACTACCCAAAACCACCCGCGCATCCGTCAGAGGATCAGCCCTCTGAAGGCAAGTCTCTCAATCCGGTGTGGCGCGACATTTCGATCGAAAACCTCACCGTCACCGATTCACCGAATTCGATCCTCCTGTGGGGCTTGCCCGATCAATCGATCGACGGCGTGACCATCAAGAACTCGAAAATCTCCGCGGAAACCGGCGCGCTGGTCTTCCACGCGAAGAACATTGGCTTCGCCAATGTCTCGATCACTCCCGCCGCGGGTCCGGCGCTCCGTCATTTCGATGCTGAAATCCAAGGGCTAAAGAGCGAGAACTACGACGACAAGCCCGTGAAATCCAAATGA
- a CDS encoding MFS transporter yields MNPQAPTTGEKTGNVRWIICGLLFFSVAVNYLDRLVISILKKPLSGQLGWTDNDYGTIAAAFSFAYAFGYLLGGRFIDKLGVKRGLPLFVFLWSLSAMAHGLVSQLDHAAEFRMQYPWFSRAEGGFILATLAMPMTAAGFMFARIALGLTEGANFPAAIKVVAEWFPVKERALATGCFNAGTNVGAVLCPIAVPWMFSHIGWEWTFYITGGTGFLWLIGWWFFYDEPREHKRVKQAEIDYIRGDQPVEEAKKVKVPWLALLRYRAVWAYVLASIFASPAWTFYQFFLPDFLDKKFSLSLEATGWWTGAFYALAAIGGVAGGWLAAKFIRAGWDINRARKTALLICALSVVPVFFAPFAGSVWLAVFIVGLAGSAHQGWSANMFTVVSDTMPKEAISSVIGLGGFVGYFTGGFINKFTGMIVQETGSYVWVFAYFSLMYLLSLGLLHLLVPRIQKETRALPMPEPLTES; encoded by the coding sequence ATGAACCCTCAAGCTCCAACCACCGGGGAAAAGACAGGAAACGTCCGCTGGATCATCTGCGGCCTGCTCTTCTTCTCGGTCGCGGTCAACTACCTTGACCGGCTGGTCATCAGCATCCTGAAAAAGCCGCTGAGCGGCCAACTCGGTTGGACCGACAATGACTACGGGACCATCGCCGCGGCCTTCTCCTTTGCCTACGCCTTCGGCTACCTGTTAGGGGGTCGCTTCATTGACAAGCTCGGCGTGAAGCGCGGCCTGCCACTGTTCGTCTTCCTGTGGAGCCTGTCCGCAATGGCGCACGGCTTGGTGAGTCAGCTGGATCATGCCGCGGAGTTCCGGATGCAGTATCCGTGGTTCTCGCGGGCGGAAGGAGGCTTCATCCTCGCCACCCTGGCGATGCCAATGACCGCGGCGGGCTTCATGTTCGCACGCATCGCGCTCGGCCTTACCGAAGGTGCGAACTTTCCTGCCGCCATCAAGGTGGTCGCCGAATGGTTCCCGGTAAAGGAGCGAGCACTCGCCACCGGGTGCTTCAATGCCGGCACCAATGTCGGCGCGGTGCTTTGCCCGATCGCCGTGCCGTGGATGTTTTCGCATATCGGTTGGGAATGGACCTTCTACATCACCGGGGGCACCGGTTTCCTGTGGCTGATCGGCTGGTGGTTCTTCTACGACGAACCACGCGAACACAAGCGTGTGAAGCAGGCCGAGATCGACTACATCCGCGGCGACCAGCCAGTGGAAGAAGCTAAAAAGGTAAAGGTGCCGTGGCTCGCGCTGCTGAGATACCGCGCCGTGTGGGCCTACGTGCTCGCCAGTATCTTCGCCAGCCCGGCGTGGACCTTCTATCAGTTCTTCCTGCCCGACTTCCTCGACAAGAAATTCAGCCTCAGCCTGGAGGCAACCGGCTGGTGGACGGGTGCCTTCTACGCACTCGCAGCGATCGGTGGCGTGGCCGGCGGCTGGCTGGCCGCCAAGTTCATCCGGGCCGGTTGGGACATCAATCGCGCCCGCAAGACGGCGCTGCTGATCTGCGCACTCTCGGTAGTGCCGGTATTCTTCGCGCCGTTTGCCGGCTCGGTGTGGCTCGCGGTATTCATCGTCGGCCTCGCCGGCTCCGCCCATCAGGGGTGGTCGGCCAATATGTTCACAGTCGTTTCCGACACGATGCCGAAGGAGGCCATCAGCTCGGTCATCGGCCTCGGCGGCTTCGTCGGCTACTTCACCGGCGGCTTCATCAACAAGTTCACGGGCATGATCGTCCAGGAGACCGGCAGCTATGTGTGGGTCTTCGCCTACTTCTCGCTGATGTACCTCCTCTCGCTGGGCCTGCTGCACCTGCTGGTGCCCCGCATTCAAAAGGAAACGCGTGCGCTGCCCATGCCCGAACCGCTTACCGAATCATGA
- a CDS encoding glycoside hydrolase family 43 protein yields the protein MTPTGHSYPWVPDQGDGTYRNPVLHADYSDPDVVRVGSDYFLTSSSFNCTPGLPILHSRDLVNWRIVNHALKNLPHPRYSEIQPGHGVWAPSIRHHDGKFWIFFPTPDEGIYLTTATDPLGEWSPPHLVLAGKGLIDPCPFWDDDGKAYLIHAYAGSRAGIRNKLHLRPMAPNGSRTLGKGKVVVEIDPSLPALEGPKLFKRHGWYYISAPAGGVATGWQCIFRSRSIQGPYEERIVLAQRGTAVNGPHQGALVDTPDDDWWFIHFQDKDLYGRVVHLQPVYWENDWPLVGEAQDETGVGRPVLQHRKPLPSESYPAVPQDSDEFENDTLGLQWQWHANHEGDWYSLTERTGQLRLRPCFALNGDTAKAPNLLLQKFPASEFEVETRIELPDGHASLHSGLVVAGENMAALDAQHLDGMYRLHLTIAGETQATLDLSAPALVLKLKVSEGGVCRLGVATAEAAFYQIGPSFQATPGRWIGAKVGLYCITTDVLDASGHADFAWFRFGPVHHPAEQRKHRTNGAEVHDHASREHSRSTARPTRP from the coding sequence ATGACTCCCACCGGCCATTCTTATCCCTGGGTGCCCGACCAAGGCGACGGAACCTATCGTAACCCGGTGTTGCATGCCGATTACTCGGATCCCGATGTGGTCCGTGTGGGCTCCGATTATTTCCTCACGTCCTCCAGCTTCAATTGCACCCCCGGCCTGCCGATCCTGCATTCACGCGACTTGGTGAACTGGCGCATCGTCAATCACGCGCTGAAGAATCTCCCGCATCCCCGCTACAGCGAGATTCAGCCCGGCCACGGCGTGTGGGCCCCCTCCATCCGCCACCACGACGGCAAGTTCTGGATCTTCTTCCCCACACCGGATGAAGGGATTTATCTAACAACCGCCACCGATCCCTTGGGCGAATGGTCCCCGCCGCACCTGGTTCTCGCGGGCAAGGGGCTCATCGATCCCTGCCCGTTCTGGGACGATGACGGCAAGGCATACCTCATTCACGCCTACGCTGGCTCGCGCGCCGGCATCCGCAACAAGCTCCACCTCCGGCCGATGGCACCCAATGGCAGCCGCACGCTCGGGAAAGGAAAGGTCGTAGTCGAGATCGATCCATCCTTGCCTGCGCTCGAAGGGCCGAAGCTCTTTAAGCGGCATGGCTGGTACTACATCTCCGCTCCTGCGGGCGGCGTGGCTACGGGCTGGCAGTGCATCTTCCGCTCTCGCAGCATCCAGGGCCCCTACGAGGAAAGGATCGTCCTCGCGCAACGCGGCACCGCCGTCAATGGACCTCACCAAGGTGCGTTGGTTGATACTCCAGACGACGACTGGTGGTTCATCCATTTCCAGGACAAAGATCTCTACGGGCGCGTTGTTCACCTGCAGCCCGTTTATTGGGAGAACGATTGGCCGTTGGTCGGCGAGGCACAGGATGAAACCGGTGTCGGACGTCCTGTCCTTCAGCATCGCAAGCCGCTTCCCAGCGAAAGCTACCCCGCGGTGCCACAGGACAGCGATGAATTCGAGAACGACACACTCGGTCTCCAATGGCAGTGGCACGCGAACCACGAAGGCGACTGGTATTCGCTGACCGAACGAACTGGACAGCTGCGGCTGCGACCGTGCTTTGCACTCAATGGAGACACCGCCAAGGCACCGAACCTCCTTCTTCAGAAATTTCCCGCCAGCGAGTTCGAGGTGGAAACACGGATCGAGCTTCCCGACGGCCACGCCTCCCTCCATTCGGGACTTGTTGTCGCAGGAGAAAACATGGCCGCCCTCGACGCCCAGCATCTCGACGGGATGTATCGTCTCCACCTCACGATTGCGGGAGAGACTCAGGCCACGCTCGATCTTTCCGCGCCGGCTCTGGTTCTCAAGCTCAAGGTCAGCGAGGGCGGCGTTTGCCGACTCGGAGTCGCGACGGCGGAAGCCGCATTCTATCAGATCGGGCCGTCCTTCCAAGCCACTCCGGGTCGCTGGATCGGCGCGAAGGTCGGACTCTACTGTATCACCACCGATGTGCTCGATGCCTCCGGCCACGCGGACTTCGCCTGGTTCCGCTTCGGGCCGGTGCACCATCCCGCGGAGCAACGGAAGCATCGCACCAATGGCGCCGAGGTCCACGATCATGCGAGTCGCGAACACTCCCGGAGCACCGCGCGCCCGACCCGTCCATGA